The sequence CTGAGCCTGGGTTGCCAGCTCACGGCTGCGCAGCGCCAGCTCCTCCAGGGGCAGCTTGTCGGCATTGCGGATCACCGGGACCACGAGGCCGTCGTCGACGGCTACGGCCATGCCGAGGTTGACTTCGCCATACTGTTCGATTCCCTTGTCCGTCCACGACGCGTTCATGGCCGGCGATTCCGCCAGCGCCCTGCCCACGGCCTTCAGGATGAAGTCGTTGACGGACGGAACCGAACCCGTCCCCTGCTGCTTCAACGCCTCGCGCCGGGACTCGACGCCGGTCATGTCCACCTCCATGTCGAGGTAGAAGTGCGGCGCCGTTTGCTTGCTGGAGGCCATGCGCTCGCCGATGAGGCGGCGCATGCGGCTGAGAGGGACGGAACGCCCGGCACCGGCTTCCGCCGGCGCGTCCGTGGCCGTGGAAAGCACGTCGCGGGCCACCACCGCGCCCTCCGGTCCCGTGCCCGTCAGACCGGCGAGATCCAGGCCCTGCTCTTTCGCCAGCCGCTTGGCCGCAGGAGATGCGAGAGTTCGTCCTGTTCGTGGGTCGGCCGCGTGCGATGGCGCTACCACCGCCGGGGCCTTCGTTGGCTGCCGCGTTGGCGCGCGACCCTTGCGCTTGCCCGGACGCGCCGGGCTTGCGGATTTCCCCGGCGCGGATGTCGCCTCACCCGGCTCCATGACCAGTGCGATGGTCTGCCCCACGGGGATGTCGTCATCCGGAACCGCGGTGACGCGGGCCAGGATTCCCGAAGCCGGCGCCTCCACCTCCACCACCGATTTGTCCGTCTCCACCTCCATCAACATCTCGCCCTTGGTGACGGAGTCCCCTTCCTGCTTGAGCCAGCGCACCAGCCGGCCCGTTTCTTGGGTCGCGCCCATGGCCGGCATTATGACATTCACCGCCATCGGGTTCAGCTTTGCTGTAGCCTTGGATAGGAGACGGGGCAGGAGCCGCACGGCCCCTGCCCCGGGGTTGTTCGGATCACTCGTAGAAGACGCCGGGGATGGGCTTCTCCAGCACTTCCTCAAGGGTGGTGGCGCGGGACCATTGCTCGGCCGGCCGGCTCTCGCCCTCCCAGCCGATCTGGTCCATGGAGGCATAGAGCTCGATCTGGAAGCCGTCGGGATCGGTGAACTCCACTCCCGGGTTGCAGCCGGGCCCTCTGCGCCCTTCGTACAGGATGGGCACGCCCTTGGCCTTCAGGAAGTCGCGGATCTTGAACAGCTCGGTGACGGTTCCCACCTCCAGGGCGAAATGGTTGAACGCCACCTGGTCCGGCTCGGGCTGCCCCTTGTTGGACTTGGACGG is a genomic window of Deltaproteobacteria bacterium containing:
- a CDS encoding dihydrolipoamide acetyltransferase family protein; protein product: MPAMGATQETGRLVRWLKQEGDSVTKGEMLMEVETDKSVVEVEAPASGILARVTAVPDDDIPVGQTIALVMEPGEATSAPGKSASPARPGKRKGRAPTRQPTKAPAVVAPSHAADPRTGRTLASPAAKRLAKEQGLDLAGLTGTGPEGAVVARDVLSTATDAPAEAGAGRSVPLSRMRRLIGERMASSKQTAPHFYLDMEVDMTGVESRREALKQQGTGSVPSVNDFILKAVGRALAESPAMNASWTDKGIEQYGEVNLGMAVAVDDGLVVPVIRNADKLPLEELALRSRELATQAQNRKLMPTDYQGGTFTVSNLGMFGVDSFTAIINPPQCGILAVGRVAPRVVPHDGHIAIRSMMTMTLSADHRVVDGAIGARFLQRVKLRLEDGLETAVSSA
- a CDS encoding VOC family protein codes for the protein MSSEEITPVKVKKIGHVVFNVSDLERSTKFWTEIMGFHVSDVNERGMIFLRNASDHHTVALFPSKSNKGQPEPDQVAFNHFALEVGTVTELFKIRDFLKAKGVPILYEGRRGPGCNPGVEFTDPDGFQIELYASMDQIGWEGESRPAEQWSRATTLEEVLEKPIPGVFYE